A single genomic interval of Lentimicrobium saccharophilum harbors:
- a CDS encoding T9SS type A sorting domain-containing protein produces the protein MKKITLLFLFVSAVGILFAQQVRHYNFENSLNEVGGLSPALTVLGEQGSFVLDTLNEVNQDTKIVYRFVRNSGLQFDNVAAGNFLGDNYTIEIYFVFDELSSWKRVVDWKNRKTDWGAYVYYGELNFYNILYSQEAPVEAGEYTYYVITRTAASGQVLIYTDAEVKIDFIDNGGHALIDQDGVLNFFHDDLIVPNEASAGAVAMIKLYDYPLTDTEISRNWESLGSQVFGINRPVERVTAPVYPNPALNAFTADLSRFRQEKPVALSLFNQEGRLVYTTTSAAGAGRVEIGTGILSPGLYLLKATQDNLEAVSRVIVR, from the coding sequence ATGAAAAAAATTACACTATTATTCCTGTTTGTTTCAGCTGTGGGCATTTTGTTTGCTCAACAGGTGCGTCATTATAACTTCGAGAATTCATTGAATGAAGTTGGCGGGCTGAGTCCGGCGCTGACGGTATTGGGAGAGCAGGGCAGTTTTGTGCTTGATACGCTGAATGAGGTAAACCAGGACACCAAGATTGTTTACCGTTTTGTCAGAAACAGCGGCTTGCAGTTCGACAATGTTGCCGCCGGCAATTTTCTGGGTGACAATTATACCATTGAAATATACTTTGTTTTTGATGAATTGAGCAGCTGGAAACGGGTGGTTGACTGGAAAAACAGGAAAACGGACTGGGGAGCCTATGTTTATTACGGAGAGTTGAATTTTTATAATATTCTCTATAGTCAGGAGGCTCCTGTTGAAGCCGGGGAATATACCTATTATGTGATTACCCGAACGGCGGCCTCGGGGCAGGTGTTGATATATACCGACGCCGAAGTGAAAATTGATTTTATTGATAACGGAGGTCATGCATTAATAGACCAGGACGGGGTGCTTAACTTTTTCCACGATGATCTTATTGTGCCCAACGAAGCCTCAGCCGGTGCGGTAGCCATGATAAAACTGTATGATTATCCTTTAACTGACACCGAGATATCCCGGAACTGGGAAAGCCTCGGAAGTCAGGTATTTGGAATCAACCGGCCGGTTGAGCGGGTGACTGCCCCGGTTTATCCGAATCCGGCACTGAATGCCTTCACCGCAGATTTATCCCGTTTCAGGCAGGAAAAGCCTGTAGCGTTAAGCTTATTTAATCAGGAGGGGAGATTGGTATACACGACGACCTCTGCGGCAGGTGCAGGCAGGGTTGAAATAGGTACAGGAATCCTGTCTCCGGGTCTTTACCTTTTAAAGGCTACTCAGGATAATCTGGAGGCTGTCAGCCGGGTTATTGTCCGGTAG
- a CDS encoding dihydroorotase has product MDKKYLITGATLINEGRSYKGSVLIAGGMINRVTDDEKSVILEGDTDVELIDGGGKWLIPGVIDDQVHFRDPGLTHKADLYTESRAAVAGGVTSFMEMPNTVPNTLTQELLEKKYRMASEKSLANYSFYMGASNDNLAEIVKTDPRTVCGIKVFMGASTGNMLVDKAETLEGIFRDAPVLVAVHCEDEATIRNNTALMRERFGDEILLELHPLIRSREACYKSSSFAVDLARKFNTRLHLLHLSTAEEMQLLSDAPADGNKRITAEVCVHHLWFSDQDYARLGARIKWNPAIKSAADREALMQALLDGRIDVVATDHAPHTLQEKSNSYFSCPSGGPLVQHSLVAMLELSRAGKISPELVVEKMCHAPARIFGIDRRGYIREGYHADLVLIDPDAPWEVRPDNIHYKCGWSPLEGEIFHSGITHTFVGGHLAWHNGSFDNSKPGSRLLFNR; this is encoded by the coding sequence ATGGACAAAAAATACCTGATTACCGGAGCAACCCTGATTAATGAAGGGCGGTCTTATAAAGGAAGTGTGCTGATTGCCGGCGGAATGATCAACAGAGTAACAGACGATGAGAAATCTGTGATTTTAGAAGGCGATACGGATGTAGAGCTGATTGACGGCGGCGGCAAGTGGTTGATTCCCGGTGTGATTGACGATCAGGTGCATTTCCGCGATCCGGGCCTTACCCACAAGGCCGATCTGTACACCGAAAGCCGGGCAGCCGTGGCCGGAGGTGTTACTTCGTTCATGGAAATGCCCAACACGGTTCCCAATACACTCACCCAGGAACTGCTGGAGAAGAAATACCGCATGGCTTCTGAAAAGTCGCTGGCAAATTACTCTTTTTATATGGGAGCTTCCAACGACAACCTTGCAGAGATTGTAAAAACAGATCCCCGCACCGTATGCGGTATCAAGGTATTTATGGGTGCTTCAACCGGAAATATGCTGGTTGATAAAGCCGAAACCCTGGAAGGGATATTCAGGGACGCACCGGTGCTCGTTGCTGTCCATTGCGAGGATGAGGCAACAATCAGGAATAATACCGCGCTGATGCGGGAAAGATTTGGGGATGAAATACTCCTTGAGCTTCATCCGCTGATCCGCAGCCGTGAAGCCTGTTACAAATCCAGTTCATTTGCAGTCGATCTTGCCCGAAAATTCAATACCCGGCTGCACCTCCTGCACCTTTCCACCGCTGAAGAGATGCAACTGCTTTCAGATGCTCCGGCCGATGGCAATAAGCGCATTACCGCCGAGGTCTGCGTCCACCATCTCTGGTTTTCCGATCAGGATTATGCCCGCCTGGGCGCACGCATCAAATGGAACCCGGCCATCAAATCAGCCGCCGACAGGGAGGCCCTGATGCAGGCACTGCTGGATGGCAGAATAGATGTAGTGGCTACCGACCATGCCCCGCATACCTTGCAGGAGAAGTCAAACTCTTATTTTTCCTGCCCCTCGGGAGGCCCTTTGGTGCAGCATTCGCTGGTGGCAATGCTCGAGCTGAGCCGTGCAGGAAAAATATCGCCCGAATTGGTGGTGGAAAAAATGTGTCATGCTCCGGCACGCATCTTTGGTATTGACCGCAGAGGTTATATCCGCGAAGGATATCATGCCGACCTCGTGCTGATTGATCCTGATGCACCCTGGGAAGTCAGACCGGATAATATCCATTATAAATGCGGATGGTCTCCGCTTGAAGGGGAGATCTTTCATTCAGGAATAACCCATACCTTTGTCGGTGGTCATCTGGCCTGGCATAACGGCAGTTTTGACAACAGCAAGCCGGGAAGCAGGCTGCTTTTTAACAGATAA
- a CDS encoding polyprenol monophosphomannose synthase — translation MKDSLVVIPTYNEKENIERIIRKVFSLEKEFDVLIVEDNSPDGTAEIVRRLMQEYPGRLHMEERKGKLGLGTAYIHGFKWALQREYEFIFEMDADFSHNPDDLLRLYDACANQGADVAIGSRYIKGVNVVNWPMGRVLMSYFASYYVRMVTRMKIMDTTAGFKCYRRRLLQTIDFSKIKFTGYAFQIEMKYTAWKLGFKIIEVPIIFTDRTEGQSKMSRGIFREAILGVIQLRFKRIRPVKAA, via the coding sequence GTGAAAGACAGTCTGGTTGTTATCCCCACTTACAATGAAAAGGAAAACATCGAACGCATCATCCGTAAGGTGTTTTCACTTGAAAAGGAATTTGATGTACTGATTGTTGAGGACAATTCTCCTGATGGTACTGCTGAAATCGTCCGCAGGCTGATGCAGGAATATCCCGGCCGGCTCCATATGGAAGAGCGCAAAGGTAAGCTGGGCCTTGGCACGGCATACATTCACGGGTTTAAATGGGCACTGCAGCGCGAATATGAGTTTATTTTCGAAATGGATGCCGATTTTTCGCACAATCCCGACGACCTGCTTCGTTTATATGATGCCTGTGCCAACCAGGGGGCCGATGTGGCGATCGGATCAAGGTATATCAAGGGCGTCAATGTGGTGAACTGGCCGATGGGCCGGGTATTGATGTCATACTTCGCCTCCTATTATGTACGCATGGTCACCAGGATGAAAATCATGGATACCACTGCCGGTTTCAAGTGTTACAGGCGCCGCCTGCTGCAAACCATCGATTTCAGTAAGATTAAATTCACCGGTTATGCATTTCAGATTGAAATGAAATATACTGCCTGGAAGCTTGGATTTAAAATTATTGAGGTTCCCATCATTTTCACCGACCGCACCGAAGGTCAGTCAAAAATGAGTCGTGGTATTTTCAGGGAGGCCATTCTGGGCGTTATACAACTCAGATTCAAGCGCATCCGGCCTGTAAAAGCTGCCTGA
- a CDS encoding ABC transporter permease has product MIKFLIIGLWRDKSRSRLPIIVVTIGVTLTVLMHAYITGFMGDTIEMNARFTNGHIKVMSAAYAENMDQMPVDLALMNVEELLTTLSHEYPDTEWAARIKFGGLIDAPDSQGETRSQGPAMGFGIDLLSAQSRETQRLNLEKALRQGKMPSGPGEILLSDAFALKLKVTPGDTVTLIGSSMNGSMTMYNFIVAGTIAFGVEIMDRGTIIADIRDVRMALDMPDAAGEILGFMNTGFYDNTKANEMAGDFNKKYTTDADEFAPVMKSLSQQGNMGQYVAMSEIWSMYVSLIFIFAMSLVLWNAGLLGGLRRYGEVGIRLAMGEEKGHVYRSMIWESVIIGLAGSVLGTALGLFFAWLIQTYGINISGMMRGASVMFPDTIRARITPPDFYIGFIPGLISTVLGTMLSGIGIYRRQTARLFKELEA; this is encoded by the coding sequence ATGATAAAATTTCTGATCATAGGTCTGTGGCGTGATAAAAGCCGCAGCCGGCTGCCAATCATCGTGGTAACCATCGGCGTTACGCTCACGGTGCTAATGCACGCCTATATCACCGGTTTCATGGGCGATACCATCGAAATGAATGCCCGGTTCACAAACGGCCACATAAAAGTTATGTCAGCAGCTTATGCCGAAAACATGGATCAGATGCCGGTTGACCTGGCACTGATGAATGTGGAGGAACTGCTTACAACACTCAGCCACGAATATCCTGATACTGAATGGGCCGCCCGAATAAAGTTCGGAGGTCTGATCGATGCTCCGGATTCACAGGGAGAAACGCGATCACAGGGGCCGGCTATGGGCTTCGGCATTGATCTGTTATCGGCACAAAGCAGAGAAACCCAACGCCTGAACCTGGAGAAAGCCCTCAGGCAGGGAAAAATGCCGTCAGGCCCGGGTGAAATCCTCCTGAGCGATGCCTTCGCCCTGAAACTGAAAGTAACCCCGGGTGATACAGTTACCCTGATCGGTTCCTCCATGAACGGAAGCATGACCATGTACAACTTTATAGTTGCCGGTACCATCGCTTTCGGCGTTGAAATCATGGACAGAGGGACCATCATTGCCGATATCAGGGACGTACGCATGGCCCTCGATATGCCGGATGCCGCCGGAGAAATCCTGGGATTCATGAATACAGGTTTCTACGACAATACAAAGGCCAATGAAATGGCCGGAGATTTTAATAAGAAGTACACAACGGATGCCGACGAATTCGCCCCGGTAATGAAAAGCCTAAGCCAGCAAGGGAACATGGGGCAGTATGTAGCAATGTCGGAAATCTGGTCAATGTACGTTTCACTGATCTTTATTTTTGCCATGTCGCTGGTGCTTTGGAATGCAGGCCTGCTTGGCGGCCTGCGCCGCTACGGTGAAGTTGGCATACGGCTGGCCATGGGTGAAGAGAAAGGCCATGTTTACCGGAGCATGATCTGGGAATCGGTGATCATCGGGCTTGCCGGTTCTGTCCTTGGCACAGCCCTGGGACTCTTTTTCGCCTGGCTGATACAGACTTATGGTATCAACATTTCAGGGATGATGCGGGGCGCTTCGGTGATGTTCCCCGATACCATCAGGGCCCGGATTACTCCTCCCGACTTTTACATCGGGTTTATTCCCGGACTGATTTCAACTGTGCTGGGAACAATGCTTTCAGGAATCGGCATTTACAGGCGGCAAACAGCAAGACTTTTCAAAGAACTTGAAGCCTGA
- a CDS encoding outer membrane lipoprotein-sorting protein — MKSILLIALTLLFNILQAQDANTILEKIDANMSSENRVFESSMTIHGKRSSRTITSKSYSEGSRQSFTEYLSPASEKGTKMLKLDKQLWIYSPSTDRTIQISGHMLRQSVMGSDLSYEDMMDDRKLSEVYNARVTGEAMIGDRRVYVLELTARVPDIAYYKQKLWVDAERFVPLKQELYAKSGKMLKLMEMKDVIKVQGRWFPTTVKYKDMLKQGEGTEFTITRISFDQQIPEYIFSKAALKQ; from the coding sequence ATGAAATCAATATTGCTCATCGCGCTGACCCTGCTGTTCAATATTTTGCAGGCTCAGGATGCAAACACCATCCTTGAAAAAATTGATGCCAATATGTCATCAGAAAACCGTGTATTTGAGTCCAGCATGACCATTCACGGCAAAAGAAGCAGCCGGACCATCACTTCAAAGAGTTATTCGGAAGGCAGCAGACAGTCATTTACCGAGTACCTTTCTCCGGCTTCGGAAAAAGGCACTAAAATGCTGAAACTGGACAAGCAATTGTGGATTTATTCACCCTCCACCGACCGGACGATTCAGATTTCCGGCCATATGCTCAGACAATCGGTGATGGGCAGCGATCTTTCCTATGAGGATATGATGGACGACCGGAAACTCAGTGAGGTCTATAATGCCAGGGTTACCGGAGAGGCGATGATCGGAGACCGCCGGGTTTATGTGCTTGAATTAACGGCCAGGGTGCCTGATATCGCCTATTATAAACAGAAATTATGGGTTGATGCCGAAAGGTTTGTTCCGCTGAAACAGGAGCTCTATGCCAAAAGCGGTAAAATGCTGAAGCTTATGGAAATGAAGGATGTAATCAAGGTGCAGGGCCGGTGGTTTCCGACAACGGTAAAATACAAGGATATGCTCAAACAGGGCGAAGGCACGGAGTTCACCATCACCCGTATCAGCTTCGACCAGCAGATTCCGGAATATATATTCTCAAAAGCTGCACTGAAACAGTAA
- a CDS encoding TetR/AcrR family transcriptional regulator, whose protein sequence is MFVVKPESKKEAAILEAGRELFWKYGFRKVSVDEICKAAGVSKMTFYRYFNDKATLAKKIFDNELEKSMEQFRKIMQSGISVPEKMKHILQMKSESVKNISGDFIRDFYSDNESGLKAHIEQKTASSWETILDVYRQAQQRGEFRKDMKPEILLYISQKVTDLFNDPYLTGLCGGPAGVIMELARLFTYGISPDPFVPENQ, encoded by the coding sequence ATGTTTGTCGTAAAGCCTGAAAGTAAAAAAGAGGCTGCCATACTGGAAGCGGGGCGCGAACTTTTCTGGAAGTATGGCTTCCGGAAAGTTTCGGTTGATGAGATATGTAAAGCAGCCGGTGTCAGCAAAATGACCTTTTACCGCTATTTTAATGATAAAGCAACCCTGGCAAAGAAAATTTTTGACAACGAATTGGAAAAGAGTATGGAGCAGTTCCGGAAGATCATGCAATCCGGAATATCTGTTCCTGAAAAAATGAAGCACATATTGCAGATGAAATCAGAATCTGTAAAGAACATAAGCGGTGATTTTATCCGTGATTTCTATTCAGACAACGAAAGCGGGCTGAAAGCGCACATTGAACAAAAGACCGCATCATCGTGGGAAACCATTCTGGATGTATACAGGCAGGCGCAGCAGCGGGGGGAATTCCGGAAAGACATGAAGCCTGAGATACTACTGTACATTTCGCAAAAGGTAACGGACCTTTTCAACGATCCTTACCTGACCGGTCTCTGTGGAGGTCCTGCAGGGGTAATCATGGAGCTGGCCCGTTTATTCACCTACGGAATATCCCCGGACCCCTTTGTACCTGAAAACCAATAG
- a CDS encoding ABC transporter permease — translation MKLAIKLAYRNLIGAGLRTWLNVIVLSFSFVVIIWLKGVMTGWDHQAKTDMTNWEIGGGQYWHEAYDPYDPFTLTESHAPLPVEFLPEITAGEMEPVLITQGSIFPEGRMMQVIVRGINPEQSIFQLPTRVLDSATDAIPAIIGSMMAKTSRLKTGDYVTLRWRDANGTFDATDILICGIFTASVPAIDAGQVYIALDKLQEMMLLPGEATMVTFRSSDVPRQEAAGWVLKTREQLTRQVDEMIKTKSAAQSILYGILLLLAMLAIFDTQVLSIFRRQKEIGTYIALGYTRQQVVGLFTVEGSMHAVLAAFVAAAYGLPFLAWQAKAGWTMPVDTSEFGMAIAQTLYPVYSLGLVITTIVIVTITTTIVSYLPSRKIAKMNPTDALRGKLQ, via the coding sequence ATGAAATTAGCTATCAAACTGGCATACCGCAACCTGATCGGCGCCGGACTGAGAACCTGGCTCAATGTGATTGTGCTGTCGTTCTCATTTGTCGTCATTATCTGGCTGAAAGGTGTAATGACGGGTTGGGACCACCAGGCAAAAACCGACATGACCAACTGGGAAATCGGCGGAGGGCAATACTGGCATGAAGCCTACGATCCATACGATCCCTTTACCCTTACCGAAAGTCATGCTCCATTGCCGGTCGAATTCCTGCCCGAAATCACCGCCGGTGAAATGGAGCCGGTATTGATTACACAGGGCAGCATTTTTCCCGAAGGACGCATGATGCAGGTGATTGTCAGGGGAATCAACCCTGAACAGTCAATTTTTCAATTGCCGACCCGGGTGCTTGATTCAGCCACCGATGCCATTCCGGCCATTATCGGCTCAATGATGGCCAAAACCAGCCGGTTAAAAACAGGCGATTATGTTACCCTTCGCTGGCGCGATGCCAATGGCACCTTTGATGCCACTGACATCCTGATCTGCGGTATTTTCACTGCCAGTGTGCCGGCTATTGATGCCGGACAGGTTTATATTGCCCTGGATAAACTTCAGGAAATGATGTTGCTACCGGGTGAAGCGACCATGGTTACCTTTCGCAGCAGTGATGTTCCCCGGCAGGAAGCGGCCGGATGGGTGCTGAAAACCAGGGAGCAGCTTACCCGGCAGGTGGATGAAATGATCAAAACCAAATCGGCCGCCCAGTCCATACTTTATGGCATCCTGCTCCTGCTGGCCATGCTGGCCATTTTCGACACCCAGGTGCTCTCCATATTCAGGCGGCAGAAAGAAATCGGAACCTATATAGCGCTGGGCTATACGCGACAGCAGGTGGTCGGGCTTTTTACCGTTGAGGGAAGTATGCATGCCGTATTGGCGGCATTTGTTGCGGCGGCCTATGGTCTGCCTTTCCTGGCCTGGCAGGCCAAAGCGGGCTGGACCATGCCCGTTGACACCAGCGAATTCGGCATGGCCATCGCCCAGACCCTTTACCCTGTCTACAGCCTCGGCCTTGTCATCACCACCATCGTGATTGTTACCATCACCACCACCATCGTGAGTTATCTGCCATCGCGGAAAATTGCCAAAATGAATCCAACCGATGCTTTAAGGGGGAAACTACAATGA
- a CDS encoding ABC transporter ATP-binding protein, with amino-acid sequence MENNSVISINNLVKRFPMGKEEFTALRGISLNFGNGEFAGLIGPSGSGKTTLLNILGSLDVPSEGEALVLGRSIGKLNAKQAARLRKENIGFIFQSYNLLAVHTVYENVEFPLLLLNLPSAERHRMTMEALEWVGLTDKAKSKPPQLSGGQCQRVAIARAMVKKPSLVLADEPTANLDADNSHHILQTMETLNRELKTTFIFATHDDKVISYLHRKIFLLDGRVDKDEIIRSN; translated from the coding sequence ATGGAAAACAACAGCGTTATCAGCATTAACAACCTTGTAAAACGTTTCCCCATGGGGAAAGAGGAGTTCACGGCCCTGCGCGGCATCAGCCTGAACTTCGGCAACGGTGAATTTGCCGGACTAATCGGCCCGAGCGGATCAGGCAAGACCACCCTGCTCAACATCCTGGGTTCGCTGGATGTGCCCTCCGAAGGGGAAGCACTGGTACTTGGCAGGTCTATCGGAAAACTCAACGCCAAGCAGGCAGCGCGCCTGCGAAAGGAGAACATTGGGTTTATCTTTCAAAGCTACAATCTCCTGGCCGTACATACTGTTTACGAAAACGTTGAATTTCCGTTGCTTTTGCTCAACCTGCCGTCCGCCGAAAGGCACCGGATGACCATGGAAGCCCTGGAATGGGTAGGGCTGACCGATAAAGCAAAATCAAAGCCGCCCCAGCTCTCCGGAGGACAATGCCAGCGGGTTGCCATTGCCAGGGCCATGGTGAAAAAGCCATCCCTGGTACTGGCCGATGAACCTACGGCCAATCTTGATGCCGACAATTCGCACCATATCCTGCAAACCATGGAAACCCTCAACCGGGAACTGAAAACCACTTTTATTTTCGCCACCCATGACGACAAGGTGATCAGTTACCTTCACCGGAAAATATTCCTGCTCGACGGCCGGGTTGACAAAGATGAAATCATCAGATCAAATTAA
- a CDS encoding toxin-antitoxin system YwqK family antitoxin: MKQFLFFFAAFLLLTSCNKPYVKKELFEDGSVKSEKTFKKTDGKEELLKEVVFHQNGKKYIEGNYKNGLREGYWASWYDDGTLWSEGEFRDGESHGKRSVFHPNGTLYYEGRFDMGKRVGVWKFYDENGGLVNEIDYDKAPEMRN, from the coding sequence ATGAAACAATTCTTGTTTTTTTTCGCTGCATTCTTGCTGCTTACTTCGTGTAACAAACCATATGTTAAAAAGGAACTGTTTGAGGACGGTTCCGTGAAATCGGAGAAAACCTTTAAAAAGACCGATGGTAAAGAGGAACTTTTAAAAGAGGTGGTTTTCCATCAGAACGGAAAAAAATACATTGAAGGAAATTATAAGAATGGCCTGAGGGAGGGTTACTGGGCTTCATGGTATGACGACGGCACCCTCTGGAGCGAAGGTGAATTCAGGGATGGTGAAAGCCATGGAAAGCGCAGCGTTTTTCATCCCAACGGAACCCTGTATTATGAAGGCCGTTTTGATATGGGTAAAAGGGTCGGCGTATGGAAGTTTTATGATGAAAATGGCGGCCTGGTGAATGAAATTGATTACGACAAGGCCCCTGAAATGCGCAATTAG
- a CDS encoding fumarate hydratase produces the protein MADFRYQKPFPVTKDLTPYKLLTTEFVSTVETDGRKILKVAPEGLSLLAREAISDVSFYLRPGHLQKLADILSDPEATDNDRFVAHTMLMNQVVSAEGELPTCQDTGTAIVIGKKGENVYTGADDAEYLSKGIFETYRDRNLRYSMVVPFTMTEEKNTGTNLPAQIDLYTEPGNKYEFLFITKGGGSANKSFLYQQTKSLLNEESLKKFIREKIMDLGTSACPPYHLAVVIGGTSAEATLTAVKKASAGYYDHLPTSGNEGGQAFRDLEWEEKITRICQEVGIGAQFGGKYFVHDVRVIRLPRHAASCPVGIGVSCSADRNIRAKITEEGIFLEELEKNPAKYVPASAPGMKPAVEINLDRPMEEVLDELSKYPVKTRLSLNGTLVVARDIAHARIKQMIDEGKPMPDYFKNHPVYYAGPAKTPKGMASGSFGPTTAGRMDVYVDQFQKMGGSLIMLAKGNRSKAVTEACKQNGGFYLGSIGGPAAILAKSNIKSVEVIDFEELGMEAVRKIKVENFPAFIIVDDKGNDFFEQL, from the coding sequence ATGGCTGATTTCAGATACCAGAAACCATTCCCGGTAACGAAGGACCTTACGCCTTATAAGTTACTGACCACTGAATTTGTTTCAACCGTTGAGACCGACGGGCGGAAAATTCTGAAAGTCGCACCTGAGGGACTATCTCTGCTGGCCCGTGAAGCCATTTCTGACGTATCCTTTTATCTGAGACCCGGGCATCTGCAGAAGCTGGCCGACATCCTTTCGGATCCCGAAGCTACTGACAACGACCGGTTTGTGGCCCACACCATGCTGATGAATCAGGTGGTATCGGCAGAGGGTGAACTGCCCACCTGCCAGGATACCGGAACGGCCATCGTGATCGGTAAAAAGGGCGAAAATGTTTATACCGGAGCGGATGATGCCGAATATCTTTCGAAAGGCATTTTTGAAACCTACCGCGACCGCAATCTCCGCTATTCCATGGTGGTTCCGTTTACCATGACAGAAGAAAAAAATACCGGAACCAATCTGCCCGCCCAGATTGATCTTTACACTGAGCCCGGAAACAAATATGAATTTCTGTTTATTACCAAAGGCGGCGGTTCCGCGAACAAATCATTTCTGTATCAGCAAACCAAATCTTTACTTAACGAGGAATCGCTGAAAAAATTCATCCGCGAAAAGATCATGGACCTGGGTACTTCCGCCTGTCCGCCATACCACCTGGCCGTGGTCATCGGGGGCACTTCGGCGGAAGCCACGCTTACAGCCGTAAAAAAGGCCTCTGCAGGTTATTACGATCACCTGCCCACCAGTGGTAACGAAGGTGGTCAGGCATTCCGCGACCTCGAATGGGAAGAAAAAATTACCCGTATCTGTCAGGAAGTCGGCATTGGGGCGCAGTTTGGCGGCAAATATTTTGTGCATGATGTCAGGGTGATCCGTTTGCCGCGGCATGCTGCTTCCTGTCCCGTAGGCATAGGGGTCAGTTGCAGTGCCGACCGGAATATCAGGGCAAAGATCACCGAAGAGGGTATCTTTCTGGAAGAACTGGAAAAAAATCCTGCGAAGTATGTCCCGGCTTCAGCCCCCGGGATGAAACCTGCCGTTGAGATCAACCTCGACCGGCCGATGGAGGAAGTTCTGGACGAGTTGTCGAAATACCCCGTAAAAACCAGGCTGAGTCTTAACGGCACACTGGTGGTAGCCCGCGACATTGCCCATGCCCGCATCAAACAAATGATCGATGAGGGCAAACCCATGCCCGACTATTTTAAGAACCACCCTGTCTATTATGCGGGCCCGGCCAAAACTCCCAAAGGAATGGCCTCGGGAAGTTTCGGCCCTACCACTGCCGGACGGATGGACGTTTACGTGGATCAATTCCAGAAAATGGGCGGTTCCCTGATTATGCTTGCCAAGGGAAACCGCAGTAAAGCCGTTACAGAAGCCTGCAAACAAAACGGCGGATTCTACCTCGGTTCCATCGGAGGTCCTGCCGCCATCCTGGCCAAATCCAACATTAAGTCCGTTGAAGTCATTGATTTTGAAGAATTGGGGATGGAGGCTGTCCGGAAAATCAAAGTTGAAAACTTCCCGGCCTTTATTATTGTCGACGATAAAGGAAATGACTTTTTTGAACAACTCTGA